The stretch of DNA AGCGTCGTGTTCCGCGGCGTCAGCGGCGGCGCGACCGGCCCCCTCCGCGCCAGCGGCGACACCCGCTGGCCGTTCTACGGCCAGGTGCTCGGACTGTACGTGTTCGCGCTCCCCGTCGCCGCCCTCGGTGCCGTCTCTGTTCCGATACCGGCCCTCGAGGCGGTCACGCCGCTGGGGATCGGTGCGCTCTACGCGGCCCTGATCCTCGAGACGCTCGTTCCCGCGGTCGTCACGTACTACCGGTTCGCCGCCGGTCACTGGAAGGTCATCAGTCGCGGCTATCGTCCCGAATCCGCACCGGGCGACTGAGCCGTCTCGGAACGGCGGGTTCGATCAGAGCAGATCGCCGCTGCCGCGCGCGGACGGGTTCCGCTCGATCGACGGAATCTCGCCCGTCTCGACGAGGCTCTTGAACCGCCGGAGCGACTGCTCGGCGGCCGTTTCGGGGAGGGTAGCCAGCCGCTGGAACACGGCGTCACCGAGTTCGCCGCCGGGCGGATCGAAGGCCAACTGAAGGGTCACCATCGTCCCACGGTCGCCCGGTGCCGGTCGGAAGCGCACGTCACCCGCGGCGGAAACCGTCGCCCCCTCGACGGACTCCCAGCGCAGGCGCTCGCCGGGTTCGTCGTCGACGATTTCCGTTTCCCAGGTCGGGTTCGGACCGCGAGGCAACTCGAGCGTCCAGCGGTGACGATCCTCGCCGGCTCCGGTCACCTCGGCGAACGGACCCATAATTCGCGTCAGCAGTTCGGGGTCGCGCCAGTACTGTGCGAGCTCGTCTGCGGGTGCCCCGACCGTGA from Natrinema salaciae encodes:
- a CDS encoding SRPBCC family protein yields the protein METVTGSVLVTVGLRRRSLVGTAMAIGGGWLVARGVSGRSRPAGALASMASERFGGADAGVPTDAVTVEQSITVGAPADELAQYWRDPELLTRIMGPFAEVTGAGEDRHRWTLELPRGPNPTWETEIVDDEPGERLRWESVEGATVSAAGDVRFRPAPGDRGTMVTLQLAFDPPGGELGDAVFQRLATLPETAAEQSLRRFKSLVETGEIPSIERNPSARGSGDLL